In one Mus caroli chromosome 14, CAROLI_EIJ_v1.1, whole genome shotgun sequence genomic region, the following are encoded:
- the Plac9 gene encoding placenta-specific protein 9: MQPLLCALAGLALLHTGTGEWGQGPRNTPGRRAAESPSSPGEDLAGSPGCDRHTAVQRRVDIMEETVEKTVEHLEAEVTSLLGLLEELASNLPTGPFSPKPDLLGDDGF, from the exons ATGCAGCCGCTGCTCTGCGCGCTGGCCGGGCTCGCCCTCCTCCATACCGGGACGGGCGAATGGGGCCAAGGTCCCAGGAACACCCCCGGGCGGCGAG CTGCAGAGTCCCCCAGTTCCCCTGGAGAAGATCTAGCTGGGAGCCCAGGCTGTGACAGACACACGGCTGTGCAAAGGCGGGTAGACATTATGGAGGAG aCGGTGGAGAAGACGGTGGagcacctggaggcagaagtGACAAGTCTGCTGGGCCTGCTGGAGGAACTGGCTTCAAACCTTCCCACAGGGCCCTTCAGCCCCAAACCTGACTTGCTTGGAGATG ATGGTTTCTGA